AGAATTTCCTTTTGAAGACACTTTAGGCGGATTTGAACTGAGAAGCCTTAGAAATGGAAATGTTAGATTTCATCAAGGTAATAGACCTAACTTATACTATCCTTTTTATACCAATCCTAAAAAAAAAGATACTAATGGGCATCATGTTGTATCGCTCTCTAAGAAAAAGGGTTGGGTAGAAATTTATCCACGAGAATCTCAAGGTGTACAAACTGTATGGAGGTGGGGTAAAAATAAAGTTTTGAATAATATTACAGATAATTCATTATCATCAAATCTTATTGCAAGAGCTTCAAAAGATAGTTACTTAATTTTTGAAAAATATAGAAAAAAAACTCGATTAGCTAGAACAGTTTGGAATGATAAAGATTTTTATACAAGTAAAGGTACTAAACATATAAAAGAATTATTTGACGGGTCTGTATTTGATTATCCTAAACCTGAATTACTAATTGCTAGAATTATTGATATTACTACTAAACCAGGAGATAGGATTATAGATTTTTTCTTAGGTTCTGGAACTACAGCAGCTGTTGCTCATAAAAGTAATCGTCTATGGATAGGGATAGAGCAAATGGACTATATAGAAACAATTACTATTCCAAGACTTCAAAAAGTAATAGCTGGGGAAACTGGGGGATCAAGTAATCATTATAATTGGACAAAAGGTGGTTCATTCATCTATAGCCAGTTAGAAAAAAATGGAACAAAAGATTTCCCCTTTTATACAAAATTACAAAAAAATAATATTATAAATCAATTATAAAAAAAGAAGAAGGTGTTTATGTTGTTGTCTAGAACTTTATTATGTATAAGTATGTTATTATTTACTACTTGTTCATCTATAGAATCTTATAACTTTAAAAACAAAGTTAGAGGATTGGTTGCTATTAACAAAGGTAACCCAGCTTTAAGATATGTATTTAATGCTAACGCAGATCTAACAGTAGATTATAATATTTTTTATTATTTTGAATCTGGTATAAGTGATATAGCTGCTGTATACAGAACAGTAGATGGAACATCTTTCGATGCTTTTGTTATAAAAGGTAATGAAATATATCGTAGTATAGAACCTCAGAGATCACCAATGTTTGTAGATCCTGAAGCAGTTGAGCCTTACTTGGTATTAATTCGTCCAAACTAAATAATATATATATTAAAACAAAAAAAAATACACTTTAAGTGTATTTTTTTTATTGTTTTTCAGTAGTATTTTCAAATTCTTCTAAAATTTTTAGAGCATTGTTAGCTTCTCGTCTGACTATCGTTTCTGGATCATTATCAGCTTTATACTTTAAAATATTTTTTGAAGATACAGAGTTTAATTTAGCTAAACTTTTAATAGCTTCTGTTCTAATAGCAGTATTATCAGATTTTGTTAATCTCTCAAGAGTTGGAACTATATCTGAAGAATCAGTGTACCCTAATCCTGTAATACTATTAAGACGAACAGTTTGTTCTTCTTGTTCATTGATAGCTATAGGCGTTAGAATTTCTAAAGCTTGGGGATTTTTTGTATGTCCTATAGCCAATGCTGCATAGCGTCTTATAAAACGTGTTTCTCCGGTATTTTCTAGTAATTTTTTTAATATTGGTATTAAAGATTCATCTTGATACATGCCAAGAGCAACAACAGAAGCTCCTCTAAGATCTTGATGATTAGTTACATTAGTTGCTATCTCTGTGATAGTAGCTAAGGCTTCAGTATTTTTTAATTTTCCTAAAGCTTGTATGGCAGCAGCACTAAATCTCATAGCTTTAGGTTCAGCTAATTGTTTTTTTAATATATTAAAAATATCTGTACCAACAGGTATTTCCATTAGTTCAACAGCATAAGAAGCTCTTTGCAAAACAGAAAGATTTGTTTCTTTTGTAAAGATATCTGTCCAGAATTGGGTATTATCTTTATATTTCATATCAATAAACACATAAATAATCTCTTCTTTTATAGAAATATTATTTTCATTAGTAAAAGAAGTTTCTAACAATTCAAAGGCATTACTTTTTTTTCCAGATCGTATTTTTTTTACTACGGCTAATCGTTGATCCGAAACACCATATTCCATAGTTTCTATCCAAGAATCTAGTTCACTTTGTTCTGGTGACACAGTAGTTGTATTTGTAGAATCTACTGTTTTTATATTAGTATTGGAAGATGTTTGACTAAATAATGTGAGATGTATTAATAATAAATTAAGTAATAAAAATAGTTTCATAAATTTCTCCCTTTTCGCAAATAGAATGCTATTTGGTATGTATCGGATTTTTTTTAAATATTATTATAAATTGTACGCTAAAATATGTAAATATTCAAATAATTATATTGTGTTTTTACAAACAATATTGTTGGCATGAATTTTGCTAATAATATTATATAATATAATGTTGATATAAATCAAATATATTATTATTATAAATATATGATAACAATAACAGGGAGGACATATGACTCAAGAGAATCATAACAAAGAAGAAATTCAAGAAGAAGATTTACAACAGGTAGCTTCTGATACTGTTGAAAATATAGAAGATATTGTTAAAGATGCTATAGAAGAAATGAATGATGATGCTGTTGCTATTCTAGAAAAAGAAAATCAATCATTGAAGGATTCTTATTTGCGTCTTTCTGCAGAAACAGATAATTATAGAAAAAGAATTCAACAAGAAAAAGAAAACTTTAAAAAAATAGCTTTGAAAGATGTTGTTGAAAAATTACTTCCTGTTGTTGACAATCTTGAGCGTAGTATTCAAGCATCTAGTAATTCTGATAATATTGAGTCCTTACGAGAGGGTATTAATATGGTATTAAATCAATTTGAGGGTGTTTTGAAAGATATAGGTTTAGAAACTATAGAAATATCTAAAGGTGATGAGTTTGATCCTCAATATTGTGAAGCTGTAATGATAGAAGAAAGAGATGATATTGCCCATTCTATGACAATAGTAGATGTATTTGAAGCTGGAAGAAGACTAAGTGGACAAGTAATTCGTACAGCCAAAGTTAAAGTTGCTAAAAAAAGTAACTAATAACTAATTTATTAAAAAATATAATATACCTTAAAAAAGGAGACGAAAATGTCAAAAATTATCGGAATTGACTTAGGTACAACAAATTCTGTTGTATCAGTAATTGAAAACGGTAAACCAGTTGTTATTGCAAACCAGGAAGGGTCAAGAACAATGCCTTCTATTGTTGCATTTACAGAAAAGGGGGATACCCTTGTTGGAGCTCCAGCTAAAAATCAAATGGTTACAAATCCTGAAAATACAATTTATTCTGCAAAACGCTTTATTGGTCATCGCTTTGATGAAGTATCAAACGAAAGAACTCCTTATGTAATAAAAAAAGGATCTAAAGATCATGTAGTATTTCAAACACGTATTGGAGATCAAACTCCAGAACAAATTGCTGCATTAGTACTTATCAAATTAAAAGAAGCTGCAGAAGCATATTTGGGAACAAAAGTAACAAAAGCTGTTATCACTGTCCCAGCTTATTTTAATGATTCACAGCGTCAAGCGACAAAAGATGCTGGAACTATTGCTGGATTAGAAGTAGAGCGTATTATCAATGAGCCTACAGCCGCCGCTTTAGCTTATGGCTTGGATAAAAATAATGAAGAATTAGTTGCAGTTTATGATTTTGGTGGCGGTACTTTTGATATTTCTATTTTAGAAATTGGAGATGGTGTTTTTGAAGTTAAATCGACAAACGGAGATACACATCTTGGCGGCGATGATTTGGATAATGCTATTATTGATCATATTATTAAATCTTATAAAAAAGAATCCGGAATTGATCTTTCTAAAGATGCCATGGCTATGCAAAGACTTAAAGAATCTGGTGAAAAAGCAAAAATTGAACTTTCTTCAAAAGCAGATACTCAAATCAATTTACCATTTATCACAGCAGATGCATCAGGGCCAAAACATTTAAATATGAATATGACTCGTGGAGAATTAGAAAATATTGTGCGTCCTATTGTTGAGCGTTCTTTAATTCCTTGTGAACAAGTATTGAAAGATGCTGGAGTTTCTAAATCAGATATCAAAGAAATTATTCTTGTTGGTGGACAAACTCGTATGCCTTTTATTGTAAATATGGTTAAAAACTTTTTTGGAAAAGAACCTTCTAAAGGTGTAAATCCAGATGAAGTTGTATCATTAGGTGCTGCGATTCAAGCGGGTGTACTTAATAAAGAAGTAAATGATATACTACTCTTAGATGTGACTCCTTTATCTTTAGGTATAGAAACATTAGGAGGAGTAAGCACATTCTTGATTTCTCGTAATACTACAATTCCTGCATCAAAATCACAAGTGTTTTCTACAGCTGCGGATAATCAAACAGCAGTAACAATACAAGTCTTACAAGGTGAAAGACCTATGGCTAGTGATAACAGAGTGTTAGCAAATTTCAACCTTGAGGGCATTCAACCAGCACCTCGTGGAATTCCTCAAATTGAAGTAACATTTGATATTGATGCAAATGGTATTCTTAATGTATCTGCAAAAGATTCTGGATCAGGAAAAGAACAAAAAATTACGATAGAATCTTCTGGAACACTAAGTGCTGAAGAAATTGCAAAAATGCATGCTGATGCAGAAACTAACGCAGAATCAGATAAAAAACTAAGAGAAACTATTGAACTTAAAAATCAAGCGAATGCAGTTCAATATGGAATTGAAAAATTATTAACTGATGATGGCGATAAAATTTCGGAAGCTGATAAAAAAGAACTTGAAGAAAAAAATGAAGACCTTAAAAAAGCTTTAGAAGGCGATGATCATCAAATTATTGAAAATGCAATGAAAGCTCTTGAACCAGTATCAACAAGAGTTTATCAACATCTTGCAGCTCAAAAACAACAAGAAGCAGCAACACCTGGTGATGAAAAAAAATCAGACGATGATGTAATTGATGCTGAAGTTGTAGATGACGAAAAATAGTTAATAAAACTTACTAGTATAATAGAGAAAGATAGGAGTAAGTTATGCTTACTCCTATCTTTCTAGAAATTATTTAAAGTTGACAATCGTATGATTTTATATCATAATAATTAATAATACAAAAAAGATAAGGCAGGTGCCTAATGGCAGATTATTATGGAATACTTGGAGTTACTAATACTGCAAGTCAAGATGAAATAAAAAAAGCTTTTCGTAAACAAGCTATGAAATATCACCCAGATAGAAATCAAGGTGACACAGGTGCTGAAGAAAAATTTAAAGAAGTTGGAAAAGCTTATGAAGCTCTTTCTGATCCTGAAAAACGAAAAATGTATGATCAATATGGTGAAGCAGCCTTTCAAAATGGTGGTAATGGCGCATCTGGCGGCTTTGGTGGAGGCTTTAGTAGTAGTGGAGGTTTTGGTGGAGGCTTTGAAGATATTTTTGAAAGCTTTTTTGGTGGCGGACAAAGTCATCGTCCCCAACAAGTACACGGTGCTGATATTCAAGCTGAAGTATCACTTCAATTAAAAGATGTTCTTCATAAACAAACTATAGAATTAAAAGTGCGTAGAGCAGAAGCTTGTGAAAAATGTTCTGGTACAGGATCTGCTTCTAAAAAATCTCCTACAACATGTTCTACATGTCATGGTACAGGTAGAGTACAAGTTAGTCAAGGGTTTTTTGCTATGACCCAAAATTGTCCAAAATGTCATGGATCAGGTAAAATGGTCACCGATCCTTGTCATACATGTCGTGGAGAAGGTACTAATCTTAAAACAGTTCCTATATCTGCAGTGATTCCTGCGGGAGTAGAAAATGGAATGAAGGTTCGTTTATCTCAAGAAGGTCATGCAGCCCCATTTAATGGTATTAGAGGAGATTTGTATATTTATATTCATATCAGAAATGATAGTCGTTTTATAAGGGAAAGAGATAATATTTATGCTAAATTACCATTATCTTTTACTAAAGCTGTACTTGGTGGTGAAATAGAAATAGAAACATTAGAAACTAAAAAAACAATTAAACTACCTGAAGGGGTACAACCTGGTCAACGTATTAAAATAGATGGTGATGGGCTACCTAATGTTAGATCTAATAAGCGTGGTAATTTGATTTTGGAAGCTCATATTGAAGTTCCTAAAAAAATTAGTAATACTGCCAAAGATTTACTCAAATCTTATGCTCAAGAAATGAAAGAAAAAATATAATAAATTATTAATATCTTTTAATTAAAAAAAACCTCATTGGTATAATACTAATGAGGTTTTTATTTTTTAGTGAACAAATCTTCTATTATAAACATTTAGAATAAGAGCAGCACTTATAATAGAAGTAATATAAAATGATCCACCATAACTAATAAAAGGTAAGGGAAGACCTGTAACAGGCGCAATTCCAATATTCATTCCAATATTAATTCCTATATGGGTCACAAATATAGCTAGTATACCACTAGCCATAAAAGCACCTTCTTGATCTTTTGAAGTAATAAGAGTTTTAATTATTAGTAAACAATAAGTGACATATAAAAAAATTACAAAAAAGCATCCTAAAAAACCAGACTCTTCAGCAATAATAGCAAAAATAAAGTCAGTATGTTTTTCTGGAAGAAAACCACGAAGATTTTGTGTTCCTTGAAAAATACCTTGTCCAGATAATCCACCAGCCCCAATAGCAATTTGAGATTGAATCGTATTGTATCCAGCTCCTAAGCGATCAAATTCAGGATTGATAAATACCAAAAGTCTATTCCATTGATATGGTTTTAAGATAAAACTTAATATTCCCATAGTGAAAAATGAAATACCTAATATAAGAGAAGCACTTGTAAATTTGTTTATCCATGGAATAGGTTGAATTAATTCAATGAAAAAAGTTATTCCTGCATAAATCAATAAAATAATTGCTATGGCAAAAAAAGTACTAGGTTTTAATAAAATATCTAATAAAGCTATATTTGATTGATTTGATAAATAATAAAATTGATAATATGTGTAACTAAGCATTAAGAAACAAATAATAATACCAATTATTATAATACTTAATAAAATATTAATATCTCGAAATCCAACAAAACTCATAATAATATAAATACTACAAAAAATAATAGCAGTACCTAAATCAGGTTGTAAAAGAACAAGAATTAGTGGAATAATAAGAATAAATATAGATTTGTAAAATGTTATAAATTCTTTTTCATCTTTTGGGATATTTTTTAAGAATTTAGCATAAAAAAGAATATAACAGATTTTCATAATTTCAGAACTTTGAATACCAAATCCCCATATTCCTAACCAACTCTGAGCACCTTTAATTTCTTTTCCTATTAATAATGTTAAAATTAATAAAAATATGCCTAAAATATAGTACAATAAAGATGTTTCAATAATATAATAATAATCTATTGATAAAATAAAGATACTTAATCCAATTCCTATTAATATCCATGCTAATTGTTTAATATACAAATTGGTGTTTTGATTATTATCTAGTTGTCCTGTACTAAGAATAAAGAGAACACCTATAAGAGAAAGTAGAAATGGAATTAAGATGAATAAAGAAGAATGACCTTTGAATATACCTTTCATAGTTATCCTCTTTTTTTAAAATTAGGATTTGGATTTTTTTCAGGATATAGTTCTTCAAAATAATAATTGAATAATTCAGCTACAACACGAACTGCATTTCCTGTACTTGATTTTTCAAGTAAGACTGTTATGACAATGGTATCCTCGGCATTTCCATCTGTATTGTAGGGACCATAAGCGGTAAATAGACCATTATCTTTAGCTTTACTACCTAAAGATCCAGTTTGAGCTGTTCCTGTTTTTCCAGCAATTGGAACTCGTATCATTTTATATGTATTCAACCAACGAGCAGTACCATTTTTTCCTATAATGACATTTCTCATTCCTTCTTGAATAATTTTTAAATTATCAGATGGAATATTTAGTGTTTTTATAGGAGTTGGTTTTTGTTGCCATATTATTTTTTTGTCTCTAATTCTTAATTGTTCCTTTAAAATATATGGTTTGTAAATAGTACCATTATTTGCAAAAATACTAGTCATCATATTAATTTCCAATGGAGATGTTAGTATATCACCTTGACCAATTGCTATATTTGCGGTATCACCATGAGACCACCGTCTTTTGTGTGTATTTCGAAACCATTTATCATCAGGTATAAATCCTGGTTTTTCATCAGGAAGGTCTATTTGATAAGGGCTTGTAAATCCAAAATCTCTAGCCATTTGAAAAATTGCTTGACGGCCTACACTTTGAGAATTATGATAATAATATACATTTGCAGAAACTTCAATAGCTTTTTTTGTATCAACTTTTCCATGATTTTTCCAATCTTTAAAAACACGATTACCAATAGCATAAGATCCAGTTGTTGTTAAAATTTGATTTGGATCAACACCATTTTTTAAAAAAGCAGCCGTTGAAATTAATTTGAATGTAGAAGCTGGAGGATATAAACCTTGTATTGCTCTATTAAGAAAAGGATAAGTTGGATCAAAAATTAGAGGAGAAAATTCAATTTTTGTCCTATCTGAGTTATAAAAAATAGATGGATCAATAGATGGAGTACTAATTAAAGTGAGTACTTCTCCTGTGTTAGCATGAGTAATAATAACAGCTCCTATAAAATTAGTCATTAAATCATAGGCTTTTTGCTGTAATCGAGCATCAATTGTTAATACAAGATGATCGCCTTGTATAGGATCTTGTATTATATCTTGTTGTAAAACTTGTCCTCGAGCATTAACAGATCTCATTATTATACCGGATTTTCCACGAATAAGAGAATCATATTGTTTTTCTATACCGCGTTTACCAATATGAGTACCTAGATAATATTCACCTTTTGATTTGTTTTGATTGTACTCTTCTTGATTTAGTAAACCTGTATAACCAATAATATGAAAACCAGACTTTCCAAAAGGATAGACACGATTAGGTTGATTACTCCAAAAAACGCCAGGAAACTCTTCAATTTTTTCTGCAAATTTATTTATAATACTTAGTGAAGTATTATTTTGAAGAACTATAGGAGTGTAAGGATCAATATATTTGGATTTAATAATAGTACAAATTAATTCAGGACTAGAATTGAGTATTTTAGCCATTTCTATTAATTGATTCATTCTTTGTACTGTATTTGTTTTTGGTAAATTAGCTTCAATAACAGTTAAGACTAAAGACTGTTGATTATAAGCAAGTTTAAGTTCTTTATTTCTATCATAAATAATACTTCTATATGATGAAATACGGAGATCTCTTGTTTGATTTTGTTCAGCTCTATTTTTGAAAGTAGAACCTTCCAATACTTGAAGATAAAATAAACGAATAGTAAAAATAATAAACAATGAAATGATTATAATGATAAGAGCAAGTAGACGAGAAGAATGGATATTTTTTATATCTTGCATACAAACCTTATTTTAATTGTACCAGTTGTGTATATAAATGCTTTAATAATTGAGCTCTGCAGGTATTTAATTCTTCAAAATTACTAATATGTGAGAATATAGATGAATAATTTTGGAGACGAAATAATTGTTCTAACCATAAATTTCTATCACGAATAGAATAGATAGATTTATCAAAAAAATCTACTAAAGTGATAATATAACTCATATCTGTGTAAGAAAGAGAATCTTGAGCTAATAATTGAGTAATCTGAGAGATAAGTAATTCAATATTTTCAGTATCTTCAAGAAGTTCTTTTTTTGCTAATAGTTCAGAAGATTGAATTATTTGAGTAAGTTGAGTCATATGATCTATATGATCTAATTCACTAATACCAAAAGATCCAATATTTTGTAATAAAAACAATCCTGAATTTGGATGAGTAGTATAGGGAGTTAACTTATAACCTGTTTCTTCACATGTTTTTATTAATGAAGGAATAGTTCCTTGAAGTTCTAAACCTGTTAAATTAAGTAACAATGATAAATACAATCCATTTCCAGCAAAATTAATATCAGATGTAGAAAAACCGAATTCAGGAGTATAGGCAAAATGTATATGAGAATCTAAAGATAACAATAAAGAGTTAATGTTTTTATATATTTCTTTGAGATGTTGTCCAAATTCAATGGAAAATATATAAAAATGATTATATTCATTTGGTAATAAAATCCATTTACCATCTTTTTTGGCAAAAAAAACATGACCATTTTCTAAAAAATGATTAGTAATATTTAAATCTGACATTAATTGAAATTTATGGACTGATTCTAGTTTTTTAATATCTGTAGAAACGATTTGATCTGTATATAAATCATGTAAAAGTGTTGAAATTTTATTTTCAATTAATCTTTTCTCTTCAGTTGACAATTTTTCAGGAAAATTAAGAGCATCTATATTTCTAATAACACAGACACGACTTGAAATGATAATGTTATTTTTTGAAGTAGATGTTTGAGCCCTTAAAAGGGGCAGAACAATTTTTTCCATATGTGTATATCTTTAGTAATGAATTTGGCTAGTTTTTAATTTAGTAATACGCTTATTGATTTTGGCAGCTTCTTCATAGTTTTCAGTTCTGAGAACTGAAAATAATTTTATTTTTAATTTTTGTAATTCAATATTTTTTAAATATTGTTGTTTATATCTTGTAGGAATTTGCCCACAATGTTTAATACTAAAATTAGAATCTTGAATTTGCTGAAGGATTAAATCTGAAAAATCATGATAACAAAAACTACAACCTGCTTTTTGATCTTTTTTAAAAGTTTCTTTTGTAGTGCCACATAACCTGCATTGATTCAATATTTGTGTGGTATTGTTATTATCTATCAAAGAGTCTTCTGGAGTTGCTTTACCAATATGACCCACAATATCAGATAATATATGACGCATTTGATTAATAGTATCTATAATTTCTTTATTTTCATCAGCTAGTTGCGTAGTACTATTAGT
This genomic stretch from Spirochaetota bacterium harbors:
- the dnaK gene encoding molecular chaperone DnaK, producing MSKIIGIDLGTTNSVVSVIENGKPVVIANQEGSRTMPSIVAFTEKGDTLVGAPAKNQMVTNPENTIYSAKRFIGHRFDEVSNERTPYVIKKGSKDHVVFQTRIGDQTPEQIAALVLIKLKEAAEAYLGTKVTKAVITVPAYFNDSQRQATKDAGTIAGLEVERIINEPTAAALAYGLDKNNEELVAVYDFGGGTFDISILEIGDGVFEVKSTNGDTHLGGDDLDNAIIDHIIKSYKKESGIDLSKDAMAMQRLKESGEKAKIELSSKADTQINLPFITADASGPKHLNMNMTRGELENIVRPIVERSLIPCEQVLKDAGVSKSDIKEIILVGGQTRMPFIVNMVKNFFGKEPSKGVNPDEVVSLGAAIQAGVLNKEVNDILLLDVTPLSLGIETLGGVSTFLISRNTTIPASKSQVFSTAADNQTAVTIQVLQGERPMASDNRVLANFNLEGIQPAPRGIPQIEVTFDIDANGILNVSAKDSGSGKEQKITIESSGTLSAEEIAKMHADAETNAESDKKLRETIELKNQANAVQYGIEKLLTDDGDKISEADKKELEEKNEDLKKALEGDDHQIIENAMKALEPVSTRVYQHLAAQKQQEAATPGDEKKSDDDVIDAEVVDDEK
- a CDS encoding FtsW/RodA/SpoVE family cell cycle protein; its protein translation is MKGIFKGHSSLFILIPFLLSLIGVLFILSTGQLDNNQNTNLYIKQLAWILIGIGLSIFILSIDYYYIIETSLLYYILGIFLLILTLLIGKEIKGAQSWLGIWGFGIQSSEIMKICYILFYAKFLKNIPKDEKEFITFYKSIFILIIPLILVLLQPDLGTAIIFCSIYIIMSFVGFRDINILLSIIIIGIIICFLMLSYTYYQFYYLSNQSNIALLDILLKPSTFFAIAIILLIYAGITFFIELIQPIPWINKFTSASLILGISFFTMGILSFILKPYQWNRLLVFINPEFDRLGAGYNTIQSQIAIGAGGLSGQGIFQGTQNLRGFLPEKHTDFIFAIIAEESGFLGCFFVIFLYVTYCLLIIKTLITSKDQEGAFMASGILAIFVTHIGINIGMNIGIAPVTGLPLPFISYGGSFYITSIISAALILNVYNRRFVH
- a CDS encoding site-specific DNA-methyltransferase — encoded protein: MSKIVYKQQENSIILEFPQKNMLFYEDISFEKAENFFIEEYKNIQQLLTPKNLINFQLITDIKQESINKITKDNNFLFKGNNLLVLYTILPIFKESIKLIYIDPPYNTGNTFIYKDKFSRSLWLLFMKNRVEVAREFLQDDGVLVVQCDENEQAYLKVLLDEIYGEDSFLGMITVLTNPSGRDYKSLARTHEYLIIYGKTPNTELYPLILNKEFPFEDTLGGFELRSLRNGNVRFHQGNRPNLYYPFYTNPKKKDTNGHHVVSLSKKKGWVEIYPRESQGVQTVWRWGKNKVLNNITDNSLSSNLIARASKDSYLIFEKYRKKTRLARTVWNDKDFYTSKGTKHIKELFDGSVFDYPKPELLIARIIDITTKPGDRIIDFFLGSGTTAAVAHKSNRLWIGIEQMDYIETITIPRLQKVIAGETGGSSNHYNWTKGGSFIYSQLEKNGTKDFPFYTKLQKNNIINQL
- the mrdA gene encoding penicillin-binding protein 2, which translates into the protein MQDIKNIHSSRLLALIIIIISLFIIFTIRLFYLQVLEGSTFKNRAEQNQTRDLRISSYRSIIYDRNKELKLAYNQQSLVLTVIEANLPKTNTVQRMNQLIEMAKILNSSPELICTIIKSKYIDPYTPIVLQNNTSLSIINKFAEKIEEFPGVFWSNQPNRVYPFGKSGFHIIGYTGLLNQEEYNQNKSKGEYYLGTHIGKRGIEKQYDSLIRGKSGIIMRSVNARGQVLQQDIIQDPIQGDHLVLTIDARLQQKAYDLMTNFIGAVIITHANTGEVLTLISTPSIDPSIFYNSDRTKIEFSPLIFDPTYPFLNRAIQGLYPPASTFKLISTAAFLKNGVDPNQILTTTGSYAIGNRVFKDWKNHGKVDTKKAIEVSANVYYYHNSQSVGRQAIFQMARDFGFTSPYQIDLPDEKPGFIPDDKWFRNTHKRRWSHGDTANIAIGQGDILTSPLEINMMTSIFANNGTIYKPYILKEQLRIRDKKIIWQQKPTPIKTLNIPSDNLKIIQEGMRNVIIGKNGTARWLNTYKMIRVPIAGKTGTAQTGSLGSKAKDNGLFTAYGPYNTDGNAEDTIVITVLLEKSSTGNAVRVVAELFNYYFEELYPEKNPNPNFKKRG
- a CDS encoding HEAT repeat domain-containing protein produces the protein MKLFLLLNLLLIHLTLFSQTSSNTNIKTVDSTNTTTVSPEQSELDSWIETMEYGVSDQRLAVVKKIRSGKKSNAFELLETSFTNENNISIKEEIIYVFIDMKYKDNTQFWTDIFTKETNLSVLQRASYAVELMEIPVGTDIFNILKKQLAEPKAMRFSAAAIQALGKLKNTEALATITEIATNVTNHQDLRGASVVALGMYQDESLIPILKKLLENTGETRFIRRYAALAIGHTKNPQALEILTPIAINEQEEQTVRLNSITGLGYTDSSDIVPTLERLTKSDNTAIRTEAIKSLAKLNSVSSKNILKYKADNDPETIVRREANNALKILEEFENTTEKQ
- a CDS encoding nucleotide exchange factor GrpE gives rise to the protein MTQENHNKEEIQEEDLQQVASDTVENIEDIVKDAIEEMNDDAVAILEKENQSLKDSYLRLSAETDNYRKRIQQEKENFKKIALKDVVEKLLPVVDNLERSIQASSNSDNIESLREGINMVLNQFEGVLKDIGLETIEISKGDEFDPQYCEAVMIEERDDIAHSMTIVDVFEAGRRLSGQVIRTAKVKVAKKSN
- the dnaJ gene encoding molecular chaperone DnaJ, with translation MADYYGILGVTNTASQDEIKKAFRKQAMKYHPDRNQGDTGAEEKFKEVGKAYEALSDPEKRKMYDQYGEAAFQNGGNGASGGFGGGFSSSGGFGGGFEDIFESFFGGGQSHRPQQVHGADIQAEVSLQLKDVLHKQTIELKVRRAEACEKCSGTGSASKKSPTTCSTCHGTGRVQVSQGFFAMTQNCPKCHGSGKMVTDPCHTCRGEGTNLKTVPISAVIPAGVENGMKVRLSQEGHAAPFNGIRGDLYIYIHIRNDSRFIRERDNIYAKLPLSFTKAVLGGEIEIETLETKKTIKLPEGVQPGQRIKIDGDGLPNVRSNKRGNLILEAHIEVPKKISNTAKDLLKSYAQEMKEKI